A region of Carassius auratus strain Wakin chromosome 23, ASM336829v1, whole genome shotgun sequence DNA encodes the following proteins:
- the LOC113041226 gene encoding protein phosphatase 1K, mitochondrial-like — MSVSVASVSRLLRCGLSSVGRSTSGGVRWSSTRLDVDGSGRPATWDSFGIWDNRIEEPILLPPSIRYGTPIPQISLSKVGCASHIGRRRDNEDRFQASRLTHDVLFFALFDGHGGPQAADFCHKHMEQHIRDCLEVETDLQAVVSKAFLQVDAALSAELQMYGNASLMMVGTTATVALLRDGIELVVGSVGDSRALLCRKGKVRKLTDDHTPDRKDEKHRIRQSGGFVTWNSVGQANVNGRLAMTRSIGDFDLKKSGVIAEPETTRTLLHHAHDSFLVLTTDGINFIMTNEEICDVINQCHDPTEAANVIAEQALQYGSEDNSTVIVVPFGAWGKHQNGEYTYNMSRNFASIGRWS, encoded by the exons ATGTCCGTCTCAGTGGCCTCAGTGTCCCGTCTGCTCCGATGCGGTCTGTCCTCGGTGGGCCGGAGCACCAGTGGGGGGGTCCGCTGGAGCAGCACTCGTCTGGACGTGGATGGAAGCGGACGTCCAGCCACGTGGGACTCCTTCGGGATCTGGGATAACCGGATAGAGGAGCCCATCCTGCTGCCTCCCAGCATCCGCTATGGGACCCCCATCCCACAAATCAGCCTGTCCAAGGTGGGCTGCGCCTCCCACATCGGCCGCCGGCGCGACAACGAGGACCGCTTCCAGGCCAGCAGACTCACGCATGACGTCCTCTTCTTCGCTCTGTTCGACGGACACGGAGGACCACAGGCCGCGGACTTCTGTCACAAACACATGGAGCAGCACATCCG GGATTGTTTGGAGGTGGAAACAGATTTACAAGCAGTTGTGTCTAAAGCGTTCCTGCAAGTGGATGCGGCTTTGTCAGCGGAGCTGCAGATGTACGGCAACG CCTCCCTCATGATGGTGGGCACGACGGCGACGGTGGCGCTGTTACGAGACGGGATCGAGCTGGTCGTCGGCAGCGTGGGAGACAGTCGAGCTCTGCTGTGCAGGAAGGGAAAAGTGCGCAAACTCACCGACGACCACACGCCAGATAGGAAAGATGAGaaacacag GATTCGTCAGAGTGGTGGGTTTGTGACCTGGAATAGTGTCGGTCAGGCAAACGTTAACGGCCGGTTGGCAATGACCCGCAGCATCGGAGACTTCGACCTGAAGAAGAGCGGTGTGATCGCAGAACCAGAGACCACTCGAACTTTA TTGCATCACGCTCACGACTCTTTCCTGGTTCTCACCACCGACGGCATCAACTTCATCATGACCAACGAGGAGATCTGTGATGTCATCAACCAGTGCCACGACCCCACCGAGGCGGCAAACGTCATCGCTGAGCAG GCTCTGCAGTACGGCTCGGAGGACAACAGCACAGTCATTGTCGTCCCATTTGGAGCCTGGGGAAAACATCAGAACGGCGAATATACGTACAACATGAGCCGAAACTTTGCCTCCATCGGCCGCTGGTCCTAA
- the LOC113041227 gene encoding uncharacterized protein LOC113041227 produces MTGRSWTPEAEETLIELWQQSACLYDISSADYHNREEKDKRWREVSEALQMPVEAVATRVASLRTQYARLKKPKANTGERKPLTMRQRWLLRALDFLKPHIVHRRHETTLGLPSSDKAEDALDESDEMSQETDKEVDSFDSISVCLSPMPDTPDTGIPEETASCSPSPRSTSGKRTRSSEPDIELQKLEVLKQMSAKVLENPSLDAAAVFSSQVALEYRLLRDPSVQMRVRRQIMALLYEAQDSERLPRAPKRHEQRVLKTEDQH; encoded by the exons ATGACTGGAAGATCGTGGACCCCCGAGGCGGAGGAGACTCTGATCGAGCTCTGGCAGCAGTCTGCATGTCTGTACGACATCTCCTCCGCAGACTACCACAACCGAGAGGAGAAGGACAAGCGCTGGAGGGAGGTCTCCGAGGCGCTGCAGATGCCCG TGGAGGCGGTGGCGACCCGGGTGGCGTCTCTGAGGACTCAATATGCCAGACTGAAGAAACCTAAAGCAAACACGGGTGAGAGGAAGCCCCTCACGATGAGGCAGCGCTGGCTCCTGAGGGCCCTTGATTTCCTGAAGCCGCACATCGTTCATCGGCGGCACGAGACCACT CTGGGTTTGCCGTCCTCTGATAAAGCGGAGGACGCTCTGGACGAGTCGGATGAAATGTCTCAGGAGACGGATAAAGAAGTGGACAGCTTCGACTCCATCAGTGTGTGTCTCTCCCCGATGCCTGACACTCCAGACACCGGCATCCCTGAGGAAACAGCCTCGTGCTCTCCGTCTCCCCGGAGCACATCCGGCAAACGCACACGTTCCTCCGAACCCGACATCGAGCTGCAGAAGCTGGAGGTGCTGAAGCAGATGTCCGCTAAGGTCCTGGAGAACCCGTCTCTGGACGCCGCGGCGGTCTTCTCCAGCCAGGTGGCCCTCGAGTACCGTCTGCTCAGAGACCCCAGCGTCCAGATGCGCGTCCGCAGACAGATCATGGCTCTTCTCTACGAAGCACAGGATTCAGAGAGACTTCCTCGAGCGCCCAAGAGACACGAACAGAGAGTGCTCAAAACTGAGGATCAACACTAA
- the LOC113041223 gene encoding uncharacterized protein LOC113041223 yields MDSRPTFLHPPENNEPKVCWESESQHRKGNHSPGTRTRLVKNHGIEVQAKEMEERSTGHVKTLKHNALATTAIPAAELLPASTAASKIPTMHSASTKQVTAGITSVSAMTKTASKKTTKTTVGVEVLSLSGQTGHSGTKSRSPNVSHEKKLQASAKAFPNNMQKTASASHIMGSTDFPKKTLQKTSSTSQISSTDSPKSLSRTLSHIPRATSSPKLKPPHPASLKVDKTERNRRVTSKEAQLSTSPKDKMTDTLVESNLQLGTKAEMRESPQEQEIKSGNERDNKDTVLQGHSLGGSDVISNFKGCKEMSSLSLYRAENLKEPEDKTDVYVTTQERHTGKSQRLWEKKGREEAECEEKRNTGERKGEAEVKNVKMAIELKKDTVNNEKNKIPTPKNLKDAVTMTVEGFPVTETKDAALQADLKPVCIDVEVQAVVEVCSRSTLTSPVHNVQPCQLNHEIDLNSKAGLHNELNLDSILDSDWLPTVPLPDPKPTEAKPRFLGPPPYKSPNSQKPLQHICQIEIELRSQFPQPLGSVPPQVTSGDSLKPLKFGGTAGVVGEKEESGAPQEIVWDEQGMTWEVYGASLDMESLGFAIQNHLQCKIREHERRIGTLRKSICLSEQSPGKGRIGKKKRNVFRSLFGGSKCCSKPRPKEEAEK; encoded by the coding sequence ATGGATTCCCGACCTACTTTCCTTCACCCGCCTGAAAATAATGAGCCCAAGGTATGCTGGGAATCTGAGTCCCAGCACAGAAAGGGAAACCACTCTCCTGGAACCAGGACAAGACTTGTAAAGAATCATGGGATTGAAGTACAAGCTAAAGAGATGGAGGAGAGATCCACCGGCCATgtaaaaacactaaaacacaatgcattagCCACCACTGCCATTCCAGCCGCAGAACTGCTTCCTGCATCCACAGCTGCATCAAAAATACCCACCATGCACTCAGCGTCAACCAAGCAGGTCACTGCGGGAATAACCAGTGTAAGTGCTATGACTAAAACGGCAtctaaaaaaacaaccaaaacaacagtTGGAGTGGAGGTCTTAAGTTTATCCGGCCAAACTGGACACAGTGGGACAAAATCAAGATCCCCAAATGTGAGCCATGAGAAGAAGCTACAAGCAAGTGCAAAAGCATTTCCCAATAACATGCAAAAAACTGCCTCAGCATCTCATATCATGGGCTCCACAGACTTCCCCAAAAAGACGCTTCAAAAAACATCGTCCACTTCCCAGATTTCCTCAACCGACTCTCCCAAGAGTCTCAGCCGGACTCTCTCGCATATTCCCAGAGCAACGTCCAGCCCCAAACTTAAACCACCCCATCCCGCATCTCTCAAAGTGGATAAAACCGAGCGGAATAGAAGAGTCACGAGCAAAGAGGCACAGCTGTCGACTTCTCCAAAAGATAAGATGACTGACACGTTGGTGGAGAGCAACCTGCAACTGGGGACAAAAGCAGAAATGCGGGAGAGTCCTCAGGAGCAAGAGATAAAGAGCGGGAATGAGAGAGATAATAAAGACACAGTCCTTCAGGGACACAGTCTTGGAGGAAGTGACGTCATCTCGAACTTTAAAGGTTGCAAAGAAATGTCTTCTCTGTCACTGTATCGTGCCGAAAACCTGAAAGAGCCAGAAGACAAGACTGACGTATATGTCACGACCCAAGAGAGACACACAGGAAAGAGTCAGAGGCTCTGGGAGAAGAAGGGAAGGGAGGAAGCAGAGTGCGAGGAGAAGAGGAACACAGGAGAGAGAAAGGGGGAAGCTGAGGTTAAGAATGTCAAAATGGCGATTGAGCTCAAGAAGGATActgtaaataatgaaaagaaTAAGATTCCGACACCCAAGAACTTGAAGGATGCAGTGACAATGACAGTCGAAGGTTTCCCGGTGACCGAGACGAAGGATGCAGCACTGCAGGCCGATCTGAAACCGGTGTGTATTGATGTCGAGGTTCAGGCGGTTGTGGAGGTCTGCTCTAGATCAACACTCACGAGCCCAGTCCACAACGTTCAACCTTGTCAGTTGAACCATGAGATTGACCTCAACTCTAAAGCTGGCCTGCACAATGAGCTCAACCTTGACAGCATCTTGGACTCTGATTGGTTGCCGACTGTACCCTTACCGGACCCCAAACCAACAGAAGCCAAGCCTAGATTTCTAGGTCCACCCCCTTACAAGTCTCCCAATAGTCAGAAACCGCTTCAACACATCTGTCAAATAGAGATTGAGCTTCGTAGCCAGTTTCCGCAACCTCTCGGTTCGGTCCCCCCCCAAGTAACCTCTGGGGACTCCTTGAAGCCACTCAAATTTGGGGGAACAGCAGGGGTGGTTGGAGAAAAGGAGGAGAGCGGTGCACCTCAGGAGATTGTCTGGGATGAGCAGGGAATGACGTGGGAAGTCTATGGAGCGTCGCTGGATATGGAGTCCCTGGGATTTGCCATCCAGAACCACCTGCAGTGTAAGATCCGTGAACATGAGCGTCGCATCGGCACGCTCCGGAAGTCTATATGCCTCTCCGAACAATCGCCCGGAAAGGGCAGGATAGGAAAGAAGAAGAGGAATGTCTTTAGGTCGCTGTTTGGTGGATCTAAGTGCTGCTCAAAACCACGACCCAAAGAGGAAGCCGAAAAGTGA